The segment TGACGAAGAATGCAATCACTGGTATCGGCAGCTGACCGACCGGGAAGATGTGAAGTCGGTCGAGAAGAAGCAGAACCTGCTGCTTAATCTGGCCAACTCGAAGAATCCGGTGTCGTTCCGGCTGCTGAAGCAGTATGTGGCCGACGGGCCTGATCCTGATGTGGCCGACTGGGCTTATCTGGCCTTGATGGAAATACAGATCGCCTTGGAGTCGGATTATTCAGACGAGCGGCAGATTTATATTTCTACAGGCATGGGCGGCAAAGGGACGAAGCTGCGTTTCTATGTCCTGCTGGTCTCGGCCGGAGGGAAGCCGTTTGAGTCGTATCAGCGGCAGGTCATCGAGCGGGAGTTTACGTATGCCTTCTCGCAAGTCGACTGGGAAATCGAGTCCTTGCACATTGCCGATAATTATGCGGAACTGCTGCTCTTGATCCCGATTGCCGGGAACATCAAGAAAGTGATGGGTGATACGATTCAGGAATGTAATGAATACGGTCATTTCCTGTCAGACCGTTACAACATCACCAACGTGAAACCGCTGACGGAAGAAGAAATACAGAAAATACTGGAGAAAGAAGATGAAGACGGTCAGGCAGGCGATTAAGTATGGCATTGTGGGTGTGAGCAACACCCTGATTACAGCCGTGGTGATATGGATATTGATGAAGGTCGCGCATTGTTCGGATGTGCTGTCGAACGTGGTGGGCTATATAGCCGGCGTCGTCAACAGCTTTGTCTGGAACAAGCAGTGGACATTCCAGAGCCATGCCGGATGGGTGAAAAGTGCCGTCCGCTTCGGACTGGTGTTCGGCATCTGTTATCTCCTGCAATTGGGATTTCTCTTCCTGCTGAATGCCTGGCTTCCTATTGATCCGTATTATAATCAGTTAATAGCGATGGCTTTTTATACAGTCATCAATTTTATCTTTAACAAAGTCTATACATTTAAAGAGTAATAATCAACGAGAGATATGGCAGAACAAATGCGTAAGACAACACGCCGAACACAGCAGAAGACGGTGGTCGTCCCGGAAATGGGACGGTTGCAGCCGCAGGCGCCCGAACTGGAAGAAGCCGTTTTAGGTGCGCTGATGCTGGAAAAGGATGCGTATTCGATTGTCAGTGAAATATTGAAGCCGGAGTGCTTTTACGAGAAGGCGCATGAACTGATCTATGCGGCCATTGTCGATCTGGCCGTGCAGCAGCTTCCGATTGATATGATGACAGTGACGGAACAGCTTCGGAAGCGGGGCGATCTGGATCAGGTGGGCGGCCCTTATTACATTGCCCAGCTGACAAGCAAGGTGGCAAGTAGTGCGCACATCGAATACCATGCCCGAATCATTGCCCAGAAATACCTGGCCCGCGAGCTGATCTCTTTCTCTTCGCAGATTCAGTCGAAAGCCTT is part of the Parabacteroides sp. AD58 genome and harbors:
- a CDS encoding GtrA family protein; protein product: MKTVRQAIKYGIVGVSNTLITAVVIWILMKVAHCSDVLSNVVGYIAGVVNSFVWNKQWTFQSHAGWVKSAVRFGLVFGICYLLQLGFLFLLNAWLPIDPYYNQLIAMAFYTVINFIFNKVYTFKE